A section of the uncultured Desulfosarcina sp. genome encodes:
- a CDS encoding response regulator, whose product MPSNRPKNGGRETIRLLLVDDEKGFVDVLSKRLAKRDIQVTRAFSGAEGIQALRRSDFDVAVLDLKLEDMDGIEILKIFKKMDPHMPVIMLTGHGSKKASIEGMRHGAFDYLTKPHELAELVAKIHEAVRQREKHG is encoded by the coding sequence ATGCCCTCCAACAGGCCGAAAAACGGTGGCCGCGAGACCATCCGCCTGCTGCTGGTGGACGACGAGAAGGGCTTCGTCGATGTGCTGTCCAAGCGGCTGGCCAAGCGGGACATCCAGGTCACCCGCGCCTTTTCGGGAGCCGAGGGAATTCAGGCCCTCAGGCGGTCGGATTTCGATGTGGCCGTGCTGGATCTCAAGCTCGAAGACATGGACGGCATCGAAATTCTGAAAATCTTTAAAAAAATGGACCCGCACATGCCGGTCATCATGCTCACCGGCCACGGTTCGAAAAAAGCGTCCATCGAGGGAATGCGTCACGGGGCTTTCGACTATCTCACCAAGCCCCACGAACTGGCGGAACTGGTCGCCAAGATCCACGAGGCGGTCCGCCAAAGGGAGAAACACGGATGA
- a CDS encoding sulfite exporter TauE/SafE family protein, with the protein MNFFKQWGQFMMAGAKAHARWEIQMSANILGSRKRVLLLLLLLVPVILGGFVFADQAGSAIPDILGGKKAYSPAFYSTGIFIVSILIGLGAGLITGCIGAGGGFIIAPALMSAGIKGILAVGTDLFHIFAKAIMGSIIHRKLGNVSVPLAVVFLIGAILGATAGGVINRVLYELNPVLSDAFITTIYALMLGFLGCYAMLDFLKARKSGDTGDAHGGGKAEGADLGGLPKKLQGVNIPPMVKFDFDFTPGGRSISWIFLVLSGALVGLAAGIMGVGGGFLTFPIFVYMLGVSSMTTVGTDIFQIVFTAGYASISQYAIYGFIFYTLAMGMLLGSLLGIQIGAMVTKVVPGITIRGFYAMAVLAGFVNRFFALPAKLGEMGVIDISKALGKTLDTIGVWAFFIVIAGFGVWVIGTFLKNISVLKGEGEHA; encoded by the coding sequence ATGAACTTTTTCAAACAATGGGGCCAATTCATGATGGCAGGGGCCAAGGCCCACGCCCGCTGGGAAATCCAGATGTCCGCCAATATCCTGGGCAGCCGCAAACGGGTACTTCTCCTGCTCCTGCTGCTGGTACCGGTCATCCTCGGCGGCTTCGTCTTCGCCGACCAGGCGGGCAGCGCCATTCCCGACATTCTCGGCGGCAAGAAGGCCTACAGCCCGGCATTTTACTCTACCGGCATCTTCATCGTCTCCATTCTCATCGGCCTGGGTGCCGGCCTGATCACCGGCTGCATCGGCGCCGGGGGCGGATTCATCATCGCACCGGCCCTGATGAGCGCCGGCATCAAGGGCATCCTGGCCGTGGGAACGGACCTGTTTCACATCTTCGCAAAGGCCATCATGGGCAGCATCATCCACCGCAAGCTGGGCAATGTTTCGGTTCCGCTGGCCGTGGTCTTTCTCATCGGCGCCATTTTGGGGGCCACGGCCGGCGGCGTGATCAACCGGGTGCTGTATGAACTCAACCCGGTGCTGTCCGACGCTTTCATCACCACCATCTACGCCCTGATGCTTGGTTTTCTGGGCTGCTACGCCATGCTGGATTTTCTCAAGGCCAGAAAATCGGGTGACACCGGCGACGCCCACGGCGGCGGCAAGGCCGAAGGCGCCGATCTGGGCGGCCTGCCCAAAAAATTGCAGGGGGTCAACATTCCCCCCATGGTCAAGTTCGACTTCGACTTCACCCCCGGCGGCCGCAGCATTTCCTGGATATTTCTGGTGCTCTCCGGCGCCCTGGTGGGGCTGGCGGCAGGCATCATGGGCGTGGGCGGCGGTTTTCTCACCTTTCCCATCTTCGTCTACATGCTGGGCGTCTCCTCCATGACCACGGTGGGCACCGACATCTTCCAGATCGTCTTCACCGCCGGCTACGCATCCATCAGCCAATATGCCATCTACGGATTTATCTTCTACACCCTGGCCATGGGCATGCTGCTGGGCTCGCTGCTGGGCATCCAGATCGGCGCCATGGTCACCAAGGTGGTTCCCGGCATCACCATCCGCGGCTTTTACGCCATGGCCGTTTTAGCCGGTTTCGTCAACCGCTTCTTCGCCCTGCCCGCCAAACTGGGTGAAATGGGCGTCATCGACATCTCCAAGGCGCTCGGCAAGACACTGGACACTATCGGCGTGTGGGCCTTTTTCATCGTGATCGCCGGCTTCGGCGTCTGGGTGATCGGAACATTCCTGAAAAACATCTCGGTACTCAAAGGGGAGGGAGAACACGCATGA
- a CDS encoding response regulator: MKLLLVDDESDFRDTLLKRMQRRNVDVHGVESGDKALSWLDANTADVVILDVRMPGMDGIETLREIKKHHPLVEVIMLTGHASMEVAIEGMQMGAFDYLMKPMDMDELLYKAEDAFKKKTIHEGKIDRMSVDLGANG, from the coding sequence ATGAAACTGCTACTGGTAGACGACGAATCCGATTTCCGCGACACCCTTCTCAAGCGCATGCAGCGGCGCAATGTCGATGTGCATGGCGTCGAGAGCGGTGACAAGGCGTTGTCCTGGCTGGATGCCAACACGGCCGACGTGGTGATCCTGGACGTCCGCATGCCCGGCATGGACGGCATCGAAACCCTGCGGGAAATCAAAAAACACCATCCCCTGGTGGAAGTAATCATGCTGACCGGGCATGCCAGCATGGAAGTGGCCATCGAAGGCATGCAGATGGGCGCCTTCGACTACCTGATGAAACCCATGGACATGGATGAACTGCTCTACAAAGCCGAAGACGCCTTCAAGAAAAAGACCATCCACGAGGGCAAGATCGATCGGATGAGTGTCGATCTCGGGGCAAACGGTTAG
- a CDS encoding PEP/pyruvate-binding domain-containing protein yields the protein MGLWQRLIDRFTADKNRVDTGDAEALRLEFQSRYHHFKLLLNANNQALEIMADLEMALAGDHPFGMKFIRSRTMGAYTRVYQIVQHLHELAPGKYKALSPRLDAIRQDLDTRLNPRRSDGPPGPLILPFSDMNIGHADQVGMKMANLGEMANRLQIRVPDGFVITARAFHLFLDHNDLQTEIRRRIQVAEEKGPHQIYTVSADIRKLIQAAPLPPELERAIMTAYADLAARHETEVRLAVRSSALNEDQEGASFAGVYQSALNIEPEHLLDTYKQIVAAAYSPSVMSYCLNRGICGETTEMCVGVMQMVDAVSAGVLYTANPMNIRDRSVIINAAWGLPKAVVEGTTATDLFRVAKEPEVKVIQRQIATKEKKYVCYPDEGVCRLDDTGPDMSRASLTDRQAVDLAGLALRIEETYGKPQDIEWAIDGSGDIVLLQCRPLQVVTAPDRAIEDGGDHLPPSLYQGGITASPGVAAGPIHLLLKDVDALQFPDGGVIVTDRALARWAALLPRAAAVVSEKGSLTGHLANVAREFDVPALFAAEGAIERLAGEVEVTVDADAGRIYSGTVPSLVTENIAKKSRTLMKGTPIYEVLEKAAGLITPLNLLDPDSPSFTAANCRTLHDITRFCHEKSVHEMFRFGKTHRFPERSSKQLRVNIPMQWWVLNLDDGFTTDAATDRYVDIDNVASIPMLALWEGISTYPWEGPPPVDGKGFMSVMFQATQNQALLPTVRTTMANRNYFMISKNYCSLQSRLGFHFAITEALVGDRTTENYVSFQFKGGAADFNRRLKRVHLVKELLDRYGFRSEIAKDALRSRIEQHDAATMIDKLRILGYLTIHTRQLDMVMANPAMLAHYREKMIGQIEAMLKGTAHVVSNQS from the coding sequence ATGGGCCTCTGGCAACGACTCATCGACCGGTTTACTGCCGATAAAAACCGTGTGGACACCGGCGATGCCGAGGCTCTGCGGCTCGAATTCCAGTCGCGTTACCACCATTTCAAATTGCTGCTGAATGCCAACAATCAGGCCCTGGAAATCATGGCCGACCTGGAAATGGCCCTGGCCGGCGATCATCCCTTCGGCATGAAATTCATCCGGTCGCGCACCATGGGGGCCTACACCCGCGTTTACCAGATCGTCCAGCACCTGCATGAACTGGCGCCGGGGAAATACAAGGCCCTGTCGCCGCGCCTGGATGCCATTCGCCAGGACCTCGACACCCGGCTCAATCCCCGGCGGTCGGACGGACCGCCGGGTCCGCTGATTCTGCCCTTTTCGGACATGAATATCGGCCACGCCGATCAGGTCGGCATGAAAATGGCCAATCTGGGAGAAATGGCCAACCGGCTGCAGATCCGGGTGCCCGACGGCTTTGTCATCACGGCCCGGGCCTTCCACCTGTTTCTGGATCACAACGACCTTCAAACCGAAATCCGCCGGCGGATCCAGGTTGCCGAGGAAAAAGGCCCGCACCAGATCTATACCGTCAGCGCCGATATCCGCAAACTGATCCAGGCCGCGCCCCTGCCCCCGGAACTGGAGCGCGCCATCATGACGGCCTACGCGGATCTGGCCGCCCGCCATGAGACGGAGGTGCGCCTGGCCGTGCGATCCAGCGCCCTGAACGAAGATCAGGAAGGCGCCTCCTTTGCCGGCGTCTACCAGAGCGCCCTGAACATCGAACCCGAGCATCTGCTGGACACCTACAAACAGATCGTGGCGGCGGCCTACTCCCCTTCGGTCATGTCGTATTGCCTCAACCGGGGAATCTGCGGCGAAACCACGGAGATGTGCGTCGGCGTGATGCAGATGGTGGATGCCGTCAGCGCAGGGGTGCTCTACACGGCCAACCCCATGAACATCCGGGACCGGTCGGTGATCATCAACGCCGCCTGGGGACTGCCCAAGGCCGTAGTGGAGGGCACGACGGCCACGGACCTTTTTCGCGTGGCCAAAGAGCCGGAAGTCAAGGTCATCCAGCGACAGATCGCCACCAAAGAGAAGAAATATGTCTGCTACCCGGATGAGGGTGTCTGCCGGCTGGACGACACCGGTCCCGATATGTCCCGGGCCTCGCTCACCGACCGTCAGGCCGTGGACCTGGCCGGGCTGGCGCTGCGCATCGAAGAGACCTACGGCAAACCCCAGGACATCGAATGGGCCATCGACGGGTCCGGCGACATCGTTCTGCTGCAATGCCGGCCCCTGCAAGTCGTCACCGCCCCGGACCGGGCCATCGAAGACGGCGGTGACCACCTGCCGCCCAGTCTTTATCAGGGCGGGATCACCGCCTCTCCTGGCGTGGCGGCCGGGCCGATTCATCTTCTCCTTAAAGACGTCGACGCCCTGCAGTTTCCCGACGGCGGGGTCATCGTCACCGACCGGGCCCTGGCCCGCTGGGCCGCGCTGCTGCCGCGGGCCGCGGCCGTGGTCAGCGAAAAGGGAAGCCTGACCGGCCATCTGGCCAATGTGGCCCGTGAATTCGACGTGCCGGCCCTTTTCGCCGCCGAGGGCGCCATCGAGCGGCTCGCCGGAGAAGTGGAGGTCACGGTGGATGCCGACGCCGGGCGGATTTATTCCGGAACGGTCCCTTCCCTGGTGACCGAAAATATTGCGAAAAAATCCAGGACGCTCATGAAGGGCACCCCGATTTACGAGGTTCTCGAAAAGGCCGCCGGCCTGATCACCCCGTTGAACCTGCTGGACCCGGACAGCCCGTCCTTTACGGCGGCCAATTGCCGTACGCTGCACGACATCACCCGGTTCTGCCACGAAAAAAGCGTTCACGAGATGTTTCGCTTCGGCAAGACCCATCGGTTTCCGGAACGCTCGTCCAAGCAGTTGCGCGTCAACATTCCCATGCAGTGGTGGGTGCTCAATCTGGATGACGGCTTTACAACCGACGCGGCCACGGATCGCTATGTGGACATCGACAATGTGGCCTCCATCCCCATGCTGGCGCTGTGGGAGGGCATCAGCACCTATCCGTGGGAAGGTCCGCCGCCGGTGGACGGCAAGGGGTTCATGTCGGTCATGTTCCAGGCCACCCAGAATCAGGCTTTGTTGCCCACGGTGCGAACAACCATGGCCAACCGCAACTATTTTATGATATCGAAAAATTATTGCAGCCTCCAGTCCCGCCTGGGGTTTCACTTCGCCATCACCGAAGCGCTGGTGGGAGACCGGACCACGGAAAACTATGTCAGTTTCCAGTTCAAGGGCGGCGCGGCCGACTTCAACCGCCGTTTGAAGCGGGTCCATCTGGTCAAGGAACTGCTGGATCGATACGGGTTCAGAAGCGAAATCGCCAAGGATGCGCTTCGGTCCCGCATCGAACAGCACGATGCGGCGACAATGATCGATAAGCTGAGAATTCTGGGGTACCTGACCATTCATACCCGCCAGTTGGACATGGTCATGGCCAACCCGGCCATGCTGGCGCATTACCGGGAGAAGATGATCGGCCAGATTGAAGCGATGTTGAAAGGAACCGCCCATGTGGTCTCGAATCAGTCTTAA
- a CDS encoding ATP-binding protein — MTQNPSPLTSHYRSLTRNIVLLVIFVSFTPMVLVTGIILRQFSASHHEKIRAHLEELVLKHQQNIDSFLEEKVMDIRFLADAIDFDTIGEKDDASDHLNRLQSAFGTVFVDLGVVDEQGQQVAYAGPFKLAKARYEEADWFKKAINNPYVISDVFLGLRRSPHFIIAVRKNWKGRKWIIRTTIDFLSFNRLVENVRIGETGFAYILNREGQFQTQPSFDFTPTLDIYNNYFEALERGDKTVEMQERPDGYGVKSLYVSALLKGGDWLLVYKQASRDAYSDLHKAQFIALFFLVLGGVAIVAMAVWLSARMVRRMASSEQEKEIMNQQVIETGKLASVGELAAGIAHEINNPVAIMVEEAGWLQDLMEDGAFKSQEDIAEFERALEQIRTQGKRCKAITHKLLSFARKTDSRIEDFEIGPLIEEVVVLSAQRAKYSNVELTTHLEPKLPAISASHSELQQVFLNLINNALDAMDKTGGKLDISARQESDQILIAVADNGPGIPKANLARIFDPFFTTKPVGSGTGLGLSICYGIIHKMGGEIKVSSAVDVGTTFEIRIPIAQESDAENEEDNDVASRNN, encoded by the coding sequence ATGACCCAGAATCCAAGTCCATTGACGTCTCATTATCGGTCTCTCACACGCAACATCGTGCTGCTGGTCATATTTGTCTCCTTTACGCCCATGGTCCTGGTCACGGGGATCATCCTCAGGCAATTCAGCGCCTCCCACCATGAAAAAATCCGCGCCCATCTGGAGGAGCTGGTCCTCAAGCATCAGCAGAACATCGACAGTTTTCTTGAAGAGAAAGTCATGGACATCCGCTTTCTGGCCGACGCCATCGACTTCGACACCATCGGCGAAAAGGATGACGCCAGCGACCACCTGAACCGCCTGCAAAGCGCTTTCGGCACCGTGTTCGTCGATCTCGGCGTGGTGGACGAACAGGGTCAGCAGGTGGCCTACGCCGGACCGTTCAAACTTGCAAAAGCGCGCTACGAAGAGGCCGACTGGTTCAAAAAGGCCATCAACAATCCGTACGTTATCAGCGATGTGTTTCTGGGTCTCAGGCGTTCGCCCCACTTTATCATCGCCGTGCGCAAGAACTGGAAGGGTCGCAAATGGATCATCCGGACCACCATCGATTTTCTCTCTTTCAACCGGCTGGTGGAAAACGTGCGCATCGGCGAAACCGGTTTCGCCTATATCCTCAACCGCGAAGGGCAATTTCAGACCCAGCCCAGCTTCGACTTCACCCCGACCCTGGACATTTACAACAACTACTTCGAAGCCCTCGAAAGGGGTGACAAAACCGTTGAAATGCAGGAACGGCCCGACGGCTACGGTGTGAAAAGCCTGTACGTATCGGCCCTGCTCAAGGGCGGAGACTGGCTGCTGGTCTACAAACAGGCCAGCCGGGATGCTTACTCCGATCTGCACAAGGCCCAGTTCATCGCGCTTTTCTTCCTGGTTCTGGGAGGCGTGGCCATCGTGGCCATGGCCGTCTGGCTCTCCGCCAGAATGGTCCGGCGCATGGCGTCCTCGGAGCAGGAAAAAGAGATCATGAACCAGCAGGTCATCGAAACCGGCAAACTGGCCTCGGTGGGCGAACTGGCCGCCGGCATCGCCCACGAAATCAACAATCCGGTGGCCATTATGGTGGAGGAGGCCGGCTGGCTCCAGGATCTCATGGAAGACGGCGCCTTTAAAAGCCAGGAAGACATCGCGGAGTTCGAACGGGCTTTGGAGCAGATCCGCACCCAGGGCAAACGCTGCAAGGCGATCACCCACAAACTGCTCAGCTTCGCCCGCAAGACCGATTCGCGCATCGAAGACTTCGAGATCGGTCCTTTAATCGAAGAGGTGGTGGTCCTTTCCGCCCAGCGGGCCAAATACAGCAACGTCGAGTTGACCACCCATCTGGAGCCCAAACTGCCGGCCATCTCCGCGTCCCATTCGGAGTTGCAGCAGGTCTTTCTCAACCTGATCAACAACGCCCTGGACGCCATGGACAAAACCGGGGGAAAGCTGGATATCAGCGCCCGCCAGGAATCGGACCAGATCCTCATCGCGGTGGCCGACAACGGACCGGGCATTCCCAAGGCCAATCTGGCCCGTATTTTCGATCCATTTTTCACCACCAAACCGGTGGGCAGCGGCACCGGCCTGGGCCTGTCCATCTGCTACGGCATCATTCACAAGATGGGCGGAGAAATTAAAGTCAGCAGTGCGGTGGATGTGGGCACGACCTTCGAGATCCGCATCCCCATCGCACAGGAAAGCGATGCTGAAAACGAAGAAGATAACGATGTTGCCAGCCGGAACAACTAG
- a CDS encoding cation diffusion facilitator family transporter: MSFGLNLLLALMKAILSYLSGSLAITASAIDSGTDAVASFAIFIGILLSGKKFRSFPMGLYKLENVAAVIIAIFIFIAGYEMMVRILQPAESTPTISPATIFLIFAGTVAAFLFGRFATAAGKKTESPTLIAEGRHRQVDVLASMVVLASITVSYFDVTIRFLGLSIDRIAAVPILFFIVKAGWELLLDGMRVLLDASIDADSLYRIRTIIDGHPKVDEIQSLIGRSAGRFRFIQGVITVKTKNLEEAQRIREEIETKVRDRVPHMEKIMIHCGPQVRTHELLALPLYDRQGRISAHFGEAPYFGFVRIGLKDKSVERMGIVENPHRSVETAKGIRVAEWLISQDVDHVGMKEDISLRGPGYVLSNAGVQTHRTHEETIDRATAAIVAEIV; encoded by the coding sequence ATGTCGTTCGGCTTGAATTTGTTGCTTGCCCTCATGAAAGCGATCCTTTCCTATCTTTCGGGCAGCCTCGCCATAACCGCCAGCGCCATCGACTCGGGAACGGATGCCGTCGCCTCTTTCGCCATTTTTATCGGGATTCTGCTCTCGGGAAAAAAGTTCCGGTCGTTTCCCATGGGCCTGTACAAGCTGGAAAACGTCGCTGCGGTAATCATTGCGATCTTCATATTCATCGCCGGTTACGAGATGATGGTAAGGATTCTGCAACCGGCTGAAAGTACCCCAACCATATCCCCGGCAACCATTTTTTTAATTTTTGCGGGAACGGTGGCCGCGTTTCTTTTTGGCCGGTTTGCCACCGCCGCCGGCAAGAAGACCGAATCGCCGACCCTGATCGCCGAGGGTCGGCATCGACAGGTGGATGTCCTGGCCTCCATGGTTGTCCTGGCGTCCATCACCGTCAGCTATTTCGATGTCACGATTCGTTTTCTGGGCCTTTCCATCGATCGGATCGCCGCCGTACCGATCCTTTTTTTCATCGTCAAGGCTGGGTGGGAATTGCTCCTGGACGGCATGCGGGTGCTGTTGGACGCATCCATTGACGCCGATAGCCTGTACCGGATACGCACGATTATCGACGGCCATCCGAAGGTTGACGAGATCCAGTCGCTCATCGGCAGAAGCGCAGGCCGTTTCCGATTTATCCAGGGAGTCATCACCGTAAAGACCAAAAACCTGGAAGAGGCTCAGCGCATCCGTGAGGAGATCGAAACGAAAGTCCGCGATCGGGTACCCCATATGGAAAAGATCATGATCCACTGCGGGCCTCAGGTCCGAACCCACGAACTGCTGGCTTTGCCGCTTTACGACAGGCAAGGTCGCATCAGTGCCCATTTCGGAGAAGCGCCGTACTTCGGGTTTGTACGCATCGGGCTGAAAGACAAATCCGTCGAACGCATGGGTATCGTGGAAAATCCTCACCGCTCGGTCGAAACCGCCAAAGGCATCCGGGTGGCGGAGTGGCTGATTTCCCAGGATGTGGACCATGTGGGCATGAAGGAAGATATTTCGCTCAGGGGACCGGGTTACGTGCTGTCCAATGCAGGTGTGCAAACCCATCGTACCCATGAGGAAACCATCGACCGGGCTACAGCGGCAATCGTCGCCGAGATCGTATGA
- a CDS encoding response regulator, with translation MAIATIMLVDDEVPFVEAMTKRLKRRDLEVEQAFSGDEALKKLTDDSKAEVVILDVKMPGMDGVETLQAIKRQVPLVEVIMLTGHATVESAIEGMKLGAFDYLLKPCDMDHLLAKVSEAAAKKRQHEEKITNARIKEITARRAY, from the coding sequence ATGGCAATCGCAACGATCATGCTTGTAGACGACGAAGTCCCCTTTGTGGAGGCAATGACCAAGCGCCTGAAACGACGGGACCTTGAAGTGGAGCAGGCCTTCAGCGGCGACGAGGCCCTGAAGAAATTGACCGATGACAGCAAGGCGGAAGTCGTCATCCTGGATGTCAAGATGCCCGGCATGGACGGCGTCGAGACCCTTCAGGCCATCAAAAGGCAGGTGCCCCTGGTCGAGGTGATCATGCTCACCGGCCATGCCACCGTGGAGTCGGCCATCGAGGGGATGAAACTGGGTGCTTTCGATTACCTGCTGAAGCCATGCGACATGGATCACCTGCTCGCAAAGGTGTCGGAAGCAGCCGCCAAGAAACGTCAGCACGAGGAGAAGATCACCAATGCCCGAATCAAGGAGATCACGGCAAGGCGAGCATACTGA
- a CDS encoding ATP-binding protein: MWSRISLKNRIYIHLAAIFLITFSGAAVMVWYSYSIEGVLTTITEKNLVAFQSAESLEIALVNQKGFVSYYFLDGNPDWLVQLKEYRRIFSEQLGRAGALAHSKEQSETIARIAVEYEQYIRDKDSVIDFYKSGQVQFGSKLHQEVRNRFFNILQMCEKYKEEQTRSIMEAKRSALIEAARLRDTAMAVIVTHLLLVGLLIYLLVFQILNPLRSLIMEASRSEDIELSGNVVTTLSKSVRGLIEDVGQTQEALEKSRENLLQAEKMAMVGKLAAGMAHSVRNPFTSVKMRLFSLNRSLELSGTQKEDFEVISEEIDHIDTIVQNFLEFSRPPKLRMQPISPSTVVDTAIRLLHYRLESYHVEATVHREKILPTVDADPDQLKEVLVNLIVNACEAMSGGGTIDIRERVTGTPSDRLLAEIRITDNGPGIPPSAIKKVFDPFFTTKEDGTGLGLSIVERIIREHGGSVDLFSHENQGTTFTITLPTKGGGL, translated from the coding sequence ATGTGGTCTCGAATCAGTCTTAAAAACAGGATCTACATCCACCTGGCGGCGATTTTTCTGATCACGTTTTCCGGTGCCGCGGTCATGGTCTGGTATTCCTACAGCATCGAGGGCGTGCTGACCACCATCACCGAGAAAAACCTGGTGGCCTTTCAAAGCGCCGAATCGCTGGAAATCGCGCTGGTCAACCAGAAAGGCTTCGTCTCCTACTATTTTCTCGACGGCAATCCGGACTGGCTGGTGCAGCTGAAGGAGTATCGCCGCATCTTCAGCGAACAGCTCGGCCGGGCCGGCGCCCTGGCCCATTCAAAGGAGCAGAGCGAAACCATCGCCCGCATCGCCGTGGAATACGAACAATATATCCGCGACAAGGACAGCGTAATCGATTTCTACAAATCCGGACAGGTCCAGTTCGGGTCGAAACTGCACCAGGAGGTGCGCAACCGGTTCTTCAACATCCTGCAGATGTGCGAGAAGTACAAAGAGGAGCAGACCCGTTCGATCATGGAAGCCAAGCGGTCGGCGTTGATCGAGGCGGCCCGCCTGCGGGATACGGCCATGGCAGTCATCGTGACTCACCTCCTGCTGGTGGGGCTGCTCATCTATTTGCTGGTCTTCCAGATTCTCAACCCCTTGCGCTCTTTGATCATGGAAGCCAGCCGCAGCGAGGATATCGAGCTGTCCGGCAACGTGGTCACAACGCTGAGCAAGAGCGTACGCGGGCTCATCGAAGACGTGGGCCAGACCCAGGAGGCCCTGGAAAAAAGCCGCGAGAACCTGCTGCAGGCCGAAAAGATGGCCATGGTGGGAAAACTGGCGGCCGGCATGGCCCACAGCGTGCGCAATCCGTTCACCTCGGTCAAGATGCGCCTCTTCTCGTTAAACCGGTCCCTGGAGCTTTCCGGCACTCAGAAAGAGGATTTCGAAGTCATCTCCGAGGAGATCGACCACATCGACACCATCGTCCAGAATTTTCTGGAATTCTCCCGGCCGCCGAAGCTGAGAATGCAGCCGATCAGCCCGTCCACCGTGGTGGATACGGCCATCCGGCTGTTGCACTATCGCCTGGAATCCTACCATGTGGAGGCCACCGTCCATCGCGAAAAGATACTGCCCACCGTCGATGCCGACCCCGACCAGCTCAAGGAGGTTCTGGTCAATCTGATCGTCAACGCCTGCGAAGCCATGTCCGGCGGCGGCACCATCGACATCCGCGAACGCGTGACCGGCACCCCCTCGGATCGGCTGCTGGCCGAAATCCGGATCACCGACAACGGGCCGGGCATCCCCCCGTCGGCCATCAAAAAAGTATTCGACCCCTTTTTCACCACCAAGGAAGACGGCACGGGGCTGGGGCTGAGCATCGTCGAACGGATTATCCGCGAGCACGGCGGAAGCGTCGACCTTTTCAGCCATGAAAATCAGGGAACAACCTTTACAATCACACTGCCGACCAAAGGAGGAGGCCTGTGA